DNA sequence from the Anser cygnoides isolate HZ-2024a breed goose chromosome 7, Taihu_goose_T2T_genome, whole genome shotgun sequence genome:
GCGACACCATCGGGCAGCtgaagaagcagctgcaggCGCAGGAGGGCATCGAGCTGGCCTGGCAGCGCTGGTTCTTCTCGGGCAAGCTGCTCACTGACCGCACGCGGCTGCAGGAGACCAAGATCCAGAAGGATTTTGTGGTGCAGGTGATCGTCAACCAGCCCCTGCCGCCCAGGAACTGAGCTCCGGCGGGGAGGCCCCTTCCTGCGGCGGAGCACGGGGGCACCTCAGGGatgtcccagccctgccagagcCACCGGgtcccctccccggggccgTGGCGCCGCGGTGGCCCCGCTGGGCTGGAGGCACGGGCACAAATTTGCAGTGGAAGGTGTGGGACCGATGTGTGCCGGGGGGCCCCGCTGTGGGGCCGCCCCTCGGGGAGAGGCTGTGACCCGCCAGCCCCGGCCACGAGGCCGGGATCCCGCTGCCGGGGGGCCGCTGGGCTGCGGGGCTGTGCGGAGATGTCTCCCCTCTGTACATAGTCTGTGTATTTATCAATAAAGCCTTTTCATCCTTCAGCCACGCGGGGGCTGTCCCCATGTGTGGGCTGTCCCCGTGTGTCCTCGCGTAATGGGTGCCTGCCTTTGTGCAGCCGGAGGCTGTGGCACCCGTGGGACACGGCACCCAAGGGACCTGCCCGTGGCCAGGAGGGTGccgtgtccccacgtgtccctcCCCTGTGCTCAGCCCAGTCCCAGGGGCCAGGTCCCAGCGCATTAACTGTCCCAGCACAGGGCACAGTGGCCTCATCTTacaaaaagggaaagcaaaatcCAGGGGGGGGCTGAGCAATGTCCCCGGCACCAGCAACAGCTGCGGGCTCTGCCTGCCGGCCCCGCGTGCGGTGGGGAGACCAGGTGGCGCTCGGGATGCTCCGGCCCTGAGGTCATCCTCCAAAGCAGCGCGGAGCCGCCGCGAGCATCCCGGCTGCCCGGGATGGGTGGCACGGGCTCAGGACCTGCGGGTTAACGCGCACCGTGGCCCAGCTCCATCCAGCCTCCGGACCGCCGCTGAGGGCTCTGCGCACCCCAGGTCCCCTCCAGCCCAGCGCGGGGGTCCCGGGCAGCCGGCCGGGTGGGCCGTGGGTCGCTTTAAGAGCGTGCAGGAGGTGAGCCAGGGGCGCCAGAAAGCAGCAGGGTGAGCTCATGGCTAAGCTGCCCCAGTCATGTGGAGCAGGCACAGCTGTCGGTGCCCTTGGGCAGCGGGACGGAGGGGCCGGCGGCATAAAGCCCCGCCGCCAGCGGAGCCGCCGGCAGCACCGGGAGCTAACACCCGTGGTgctgaagaggaggagaggccGCATCCTGCCAGGGGCTGCGCGCGGGGCAGACATGGAGCTGGACGTGGAGAAGGCCAAGGAGCTCATCGACCAGAAgctggcggaggaggaggaggaggagaaggtgggTCCCGCGGGCTGCCGGCCGTCCCGGGGACCTCAGCAGCGCCCGGGGATggatgctggggctgccccgtgcacccagggctctgcagccccccccccgtgtccccgcagaGGCTGAAGGGCGATGGCCCGCGGGAGCCGCCGGCCGTGGAGCGCATGAGCACGccggagctggaggaggagaagcggCAGGGCCCCCGCAACAGGGGCATCGAGGCCATCAAGGTGAGGGCCGGGTGCGGGGAGTGGGGCGCAGGAGGGCACGGCGGGGACGAGCGGGGCGCTGCGTGTCCCCGCAGGGCCAGGAGCGGGTGCGGAGGAGCTCGGTGGACCTGCGCCGGGAGATCATCGACGTGGGGAGCATACAGCGCCTCATCGAGCTGCGCAAGCAGCGCCGCAAGCGCCGGGAGGAGCGGGCGGCCACCCccgagcccccgccgccgccggagcCCCTGGAGATCGTACGTGCAGGGGCTCCCCGGAAAGCCAGGGTGCCCTGGAGGAGCAGGACACAGGGCCCCCTGTTGTccccgctgccccagccctgccctgccctgccctcagGAGGGTCCCGTGGAGCCGGAGACCTTCCTGCGAGCTGCCGTCCAGGGCAAGATCCGCGTCATCGAGAAGTTCCTGGCGGATGGTGGCCCCCCGGACACGTGTGACGAGGTAGCGCAGGGTCCCCCGTTGTGCCTCGgattgtgggggggggggggcatggggggggtcAAAGCCAGCCACCGACGCGGCACCTCGCCCCCCCAGTTCCACCGCACGGCCCTGCACCGCTCCTCGCTGGAGGGCCACACGGACAtcctgcagaagctgctggaCAGCGGGGCCACCGTCGACTTCAGGGACCGGGTGAGGCCGCGtcctgcccccatccccacgggGTGGGGGTccccgcagcagggctggctgtccccagggcgGAGGTGgccgtgggctgggggggggggcacggggtggcggtgtcccccccccgtgacgCAGGCTCTGCGTGCCCAGCTGGACTGCACCGCCGTGCACTGGgcctgccggggggggcacctggaCGCCGTGAAGCTGCTGCAGGACCACGGGGCAGACCTCAACCTGAAGGACAAGGTgaggggggcacagcctggggagggggctgtgctgggggggcacagcggggaggggggtgcTGATCCCTTCTGGTGTGTGTCTCCCCTGAAccccagctgctcagcacccccctGCACGTGGCCACCCGGACCGGGCACCCCGACATCGTGGAGCACCTCATCCACTGCGGGGTGGACATCAACTCCCCGGACAGGGTGAGTGCGGGGCCCCGCAGCCAGCACGGGGGGCAGCGCCGAGCCCCCTCCGAGGGCTGCCACGCGGCCCTGCCCGGGGTGCTGCCGTCGGcacggccggggctggggcgggcaccgtccccgtgtccccttgGGGACGTGGGTGCGCAGACGGAGCCAGGCTGCGTGTCCCGCAGGAGGGGGACACGGCACTGCACGACGCCACGCGCCTCAGCCGCTACAAGATCATCAAGATGCTGATCCTGCACGGGGCCGACATGATGGCCAAGAACCAGGTGGGCGCCGCGGGGCACGCGGGTGCCTGTGCCATTTGCTGCcgccctggccccagccccaacccgtgccccccgcccgcAGGCCGGCAAGACCCCGACGGAGCTGGTGCAGCAGTGGCAGACGGACACGCGCCAGGCGCTGGAGACCAAGGAGCAGCCGCAGGGGGAGGCCGAGGTCCCCGCGTGATGGCAGTGGGCAGGGACCAGGGCTGGGCTCGGCGCCAAGGAGCGGGACCCAGCTGAGTCAGCCGTGTTAATAAagccagcacagggcagagTTTGGCTCCAGCGGGCTGCTCCGGTGGGGCGGTGGGGCcggcaggggctgtggggtgcccTGACACCGAGTACAGGGGTGGGTGACACCCGCGGGGCTGTCACACCAGTGGCTTGGTGGCAGGACTCGTGGCTGCGGGATGCCCAGGCACCATTTGCCGTGCtttgcagccctgcctgggcaCGCTCGGGGAGGAAAACCATTGAGGGCTGCTCAGACAGCGGGGGCACTGCCAGCCCCTCGGCGCGTCCCCAAAACCCgcggtgctggggagcagcagcactgctctgcctcACCGCAGCTGTGCCAGGAGGGACGCAGCAGCCCCCTCACGAGATGTGCCGCTCCTGCTGGGCTCCGTGCCCCTTGCTCACTCCCCACAGATGTTCCCACTCGCCTGTGTTTACAGGAGACCCTACACCAACACCCAGAGCAGGCAAACGCTGCTCACGGCCCCGGGACTCCCTGCAGCGCTTATTCCCTTCCCTGGCCCCgcaggtgctgcagcctggTTAGGTGGGAAAACGAAGGGAAAGCGCAGTCGGTGCAGCCGGGGCTCATCCGGAGGGGTGCTGAGCTCCTTCTGCAGGCCCCTCCTGCAGGTCACCCGGTCCCACCCCCCCGTCTGCCCAGCGGggccgcagctccctcacgtGCCCCATCAAACATTAACAGCCCCTCGGGGGGGGCGGGTGGCACAGGCTGGCCGCAGCACCCAGCCAGCATGGCGCTCAGCACCCGCCTCGCCTCGGCCCTCCGGCCGGCCCTGGCAGCTCTGCGCCgggcagcccctgggcagcgccgggggctcagcacccctcCAGGCTCGGAGCCCACGCTCGACCTCGGGGGCATCTTCCCACCCCTCGCCACCCCCTTCTCGGCCCTGCAGGAGGTGGACTAtgcccagctggaggccaaCCTGCGCCGCTACGCCAGCATCCCCTTCCGAGGTAGGCGCTGCCCACCCCGCCGCTCTCTGCGCAGACCCCTGCCCGCCGCACGCATCCTGCTGCCCTCCCGGGGGGTGCTCAGCCCCCGGCTGGGCTTCGCTGGGCGGCGGGCAGCCCCTGGGGTACCCGCCTTGCGTTTCagggctggtggtgctgggctcCACCGGGGAGTACCCGTACCTGGCACCCCGCGAGCGGCTGGAGGTGCTGAGCTGCGTGCGCCGCGCGCTGCCCCGGGAccgcctgctgctggcaggctcCGGCTGCGAATGTGAGCGTGGGgaacgcggggggggggggctgcatcCCCCCAGGACATCCCTCACCACTCTGCCGCCTCCCCAGCCACCCAGGCCACCGTCGAGCTGACGGTCAGCATGGCAGAGGCCGGGGCTGACGCGGCGCTGGTGGTGACGCCCTACTACTACCGGGGAGCCATGAGCAGCGCCGCCCTGGTGCGGCACTACACGGAGGTgagccctgcccgccgcccacCCACGGCTCTGCccggggcagcagggctggggacacgtcCCGCCTGCCCCCGTCCCACCCGCAGCTCTGGCTGGCTGCCCGCAGGTGGCCGAGGCGTCCCCCATCCCCGTGGTGCTCTACAGCGTCCCTGCCAACACCGGCCTGGAGCTGCCGCTGGAGGCTGTCCTCACCCTGGCTCAGCACCCCAATGTCATCGGCATCAAGGACAGCGGCGGGGATGTGAGTGAGGCAGGGCTTGCCGGGGGAATCCAGGGCTGGCCCCAAACCTGTCCCCGAGCTTGGAACAGGGTGTCACAGCCCTGCCCCGAGCCACCCCCAGGACCCTGTGGCGGGGACGGGGCGATGCGCGCCCCCAGGCACACCTCTCTCCCCAGATCACCCGCGTGGGTCTGCTCGTCCACAAGACGCGGCGGGAGGATTTCCAGGTGCTGGCGGGATCAGCCGGCTTCCTTCTGGCGAGCTACGCCGTGGGTAGGTGCTGCCGCTCGCCTGGGGGCGCGGAGCGCCAGCGCGGGGGCACCGCAGCGAGGCGAGGGGCCATGATGCCCAGGAGCTCGCTGCCAACgtgcccccacgtccccaggtGCCTCGGGGGGGGTCTGCGCCCTCGCCAACGTCCTGGGGGCCCCGCTGTGCCAGCTGGAGCGCCTGTGCCgccagggctgctggcaggaggccCGCGAGCTGCAGCACCGGCTCATCGAGCCCAACGCGGCGGTGAGCGGGCAGCACACCCGGAGGCGGccccgcagggctgggggtggtgaggacgagggtccctgggggctgtggggcagcctgGGCGGGCAGTGCAGTACCCGGGTGGGGAGCCAAGCCCGGGCTGGAGGCGGCAGGGTGGGAAATGCCAGCCCTCTCGTGCCAGGAACAGCGCGTGCCCTGGCACCGGGCACCCGTCCAGCCCCAGCGTGAGACCTGCAGGATATTTATAGGTGGTGATGGAGGGAATTGCTGCGCCTTCCCGGGGGCCCCGTCCCACCGTGGGACGGCTCCCGGTGTCCTGCAGGGATGCTACACGGGTGGGGACCCACCTCAGCCCCGCGTGGCCCTGCCCCGGGGACGTGGTGGATTGCTGCGCCCTCCTTCCCGCAGGTCACCCGCCGCTTTGGGATCCCGGGGCTGAAGAAGGCCATGGAGTGGTTCGGGTACTACGGGGGGCCCTGCCGTGCGCCCCTGGCCCCGCTGAGCCCAGCCCAGGTGGAGGAGCTGAGGGGCACCTTCAGCACCAACGGCTGGCTGTGAGCACCCGGGACGTGGCCCCGCGGCGCAGGCGGCACCgtctccccctgccccttcctgTACCGGGAAGCCAGGGAGCTGGGGACGTGGTGGGAACACTGGGATCACGGCCAGGAGAAAGCCAGCCATCCCGCTCCTTCCTGCTGGACAGGGCTGGTGGAGGGGAAGCTCAGCACCGTGAGGCCACCCTCGTGTCCCCCCTGGGCATGCGCCCAGCCCCGCCAGACCCCAGGACAACGCACCCTGGGCTTCAGCTGGGTGCCCCTCACCCATGTGGGTGCCTGCAGGGAACAgggcctgcagcccccaggttCTTGCTGTCCCTGCGTGGGCCGGGCGGCCCCGAGGTGCGGAAGCCCACGCTGGCCCAGCTGCCCTCCAGAGCGCCGCGAATAAACCCGCTGACTCCCCTCCGCGCCTGCGTTTGTGCCCATGCAAGCAGCCTCCCGCCTGCTCCCCAGCAAACAGGACGCAGCCCGGGCGTTTGGCAACGTGGTTTACTCAGCTGAGGCCCGTGCAGGCGGCAGCACAAGGCAGGGGCGCAGCAAGGCACGGGACTGGTGTGGGCACAGACCGGCAGGGAGGGCTCGGCCGGGCGGTGAGGGACGCCGGGACCCCCTACCCCTGCGAGCCAGAGCATGCCAGGGGTGAAGGCAAGCGCGCGTGGGGATGAGGGATGCACACGGGGAGCGAGGCGGGGAGCTGTGcgcaccctgcctgcacccctgCCGTGCCCCTATCCCTGCCCACCCAGCCCAGAcgcccctgctgcagccctggcaccccgcgctgccctgccctggccccTTGCCCAGGCTGAGCCTGCTTCTCTCTCGCCATCGCTGCCGTCCTCAcgcagctccccagggacgcAGCACGAGCAGGTCAGGCCAGGCATCCCCTGGTCCCCTTTGGCGGGGATGTCCCCAAGGCAATGGGCAGGCTGAGCCCTTCGGGGGCACGGCAGTCACCCAGCGCCGAGGGCACAGGCCACAGGGTGCCGCCCCGCCGGGGGACCGGGGCTGGAAAAGCGGGGCCAGGCGCTGCCCCTCTGCAGGCACGTGCTCCAGCCTGCTGCCCGCCGGCATAGGCACCCTAGGCAATGGGGCCAGgagccagccccggcccctAGCCACCCGCTCGGCTCCCCGTGGCATGGTGGCAGCCCCGACCACgccatcccccagccctgctggcggCTGCTCTGGAGGAGCCAGGGGCAGAGCGGGGGCTCTGGGGAGAACCAGGGCTGTGGGCAGAGGGAGAAGGCACCACGGCGGCCTCAGAGCCGCCCTGGGGCACTtgggtggggggcagaggggtccGTTCTCCCACCAGCAGGGTTTTGGCACAGGGGCCCACCCGGCGTGGCAGGGGGACCCCTGGCCCTGCCGAGGGGGTGGCTGGCAGTGCCATGGTCCTGCCGCCCTGTAGGGCCAGCCGGTGCCCGGTGGGGCCCTGCcgcagagggagggaggtgcAAGGGCCAGGGCACCGTCACGCTGTGAGGTTGTGGGCAGACTTGGAGGCGCTCTGCGCCCTCTGGATCACCGCCTGGCACTTCTCCCGCCGCAGCAGCTTGTTGTTCTCGAAGAAGCCCTCGTTGCGGGGCACCCCGTGAGAGCCGTCAGGGAACGTCAGGAGccctggggggggaagggacGGGAGTCACGGGGTCGGGAGCAGCGGACACGGGGGCCAGGCCTGGGCAGACACGGCGGGAGACACTGGGAGGGCAggacagcaggggcaggggcgaGCGGGACATGCTGAGCTGCGGCGGGCACGAGGCACCGGCTGCACATCCCGCGCCggcgagaccccccccccagtgcacCGGGCACTCACCGAAGCCGTCCACGCGCCCGCCTTTGAACTCGCCCTCGAAGGTCATGTTGTCGTAGCGGGTGAAGACGCCGACGCCGCTGAACTTGCCCTGCACGAACTCCCCCTCGTACCTGTGCGGGACAGCGGGGGCACGGGCGGGGATGGGTGTCGGGGGGCTTGCGCCCGaggcggggcagggcagggcgagcCCCGAGGGGTGCTGAGCTCACCTGGAGCCGTCGGCGAAGCTGAGCACGCCGCAGCCGTGGAAGAGCCCGTTCTCAAAGTGCCCCACGTAGGCGCTGCCGTCGGCGAACGTCAGCTGGCCGGTGCCGTGCCGGCGTCCTGGGCAGCGACAGAGAGAGACGGTGAGAGGTGGAAAGAGCCGGGACCGGCCCGGTATGGCGGGGAGCGGACACCTCCGCACCTGCGGGCTCAGCACCGGCTGCCCTGTCCCATCCCGTTCTGTCCCGTCCCGTCCATCCTGTCCCATCCCGTCCATCCCGATCCCGTCCTGTCCCGTCCATCCCCGTCCCGTccatcctgtcctgtcctgtccagcccagccccgtcccatcccgtccATCCCCCCATCCATCTCATCCATCCCCCGTCccccatccatcccatcccgtccATCCCCGTCCCGTCCAGCCCCGTCCATCCCGTTCATCCCCCCTGTCCCGTCCATCCCCTCCCATCCCGTTCATCCCTGTCCCGTCCACCCCGTCCCGTCcatccccgtcccgtcccatcccgtccATCCCCGTCCCGTCCATCCCCGTCCCGTCCTGTCCCGTCCAGCCCCCCGTCCCGTCCAtccccgtcccatcccgtccgtccccgccgcgccccgcccgccccaCCTTCCTTCCACTCGCCGCGGTACTCCTCCCCGCTGGAGTACGTGAAGGAGCCCTTGGTGAGCGTCATGgccgccgcctccgccaccCGGCgccgctccgctcccctccgcgccgcgccccgccggggTCCCGCCGaggggcggcggcgctgccccctccccgccggcccccgccccgccgccccgcgtCCATCCCCGCTCACCGTTGGCTGTCCCCGTGGCAACGCCTAGCAACGCGGCCTCCCATTGGGCGGCCTCCCCGCCGctccctccgccgccgccatctttgcgcggggcggggccgcgccggaGCGGGGCGGTGTCGCCGCGGCGCCGTGACGGGGCGGaagcggcggggccgtgccgggatGGACGAGACCAGCCCGCTCGTGTCCCCGGAGCGGGCGCAGGGCCCCGACTACGGCCTGCCGGGCGGAGCCGTGCGCGCCACACCGGCCGCCGTCgtcgtccccgtcccccccccgccgccctccccgcccGGTTCCCCCGGCGGCCGCGACCGCGAGCGGCAGCCGCTGCTGGAGCGCGGCGCTCGGGGCCCGGCGGTGGCGGCgcaggcccaggcccaggcccaggcggcggcggcggctcagGCCCAAGCCCaggcggcggcgctggcggcGCAGCGGGAGCGGAACGAGTTCCCCGAGGACCCCGAGTTCGCCGAGGTGGTGCGGCGGGCCGAGCTGGCCAGCGAGCGCGGCATCTACCCCGAGCGCATCTCGCAGGGCTCCAGCGGCAGCTACTTCGTCAAGGACCCGCAGGGGGTGAGCGGGGACCGGGGGGaagcggggggggccgggcccgggcaGCCGCGTGCCCGCAGACACGGGATcggcgcggggcggcccggcTTGGGACCTGCGGGGCCCGCCCGGCTCCTTCGGCtgccgctcccccccccggtgccctcaGCGAGCTCGTGCCGGGGTGCGCCccgggagcggggcccggcTCCCCGGTCCCTCGCGCCCCCGTTTCTCAGCCCCCGGTGGGGGCTGGCTGCCGGCCGGGCCCCTGCCTGGGGGGGCGGCGCAGGGCTTCCCGCTGCCGCCCCGGCGCCCAGGAGGAGCCGTGGGGGCGGCCGGTAGGGGCTGCGGGGCAGAGGAGGCCTGGCTGTGAGggcagggctctgggggctgctgggggacgTGTGCGAGGAGCCGAAGGCCGTGCCCTCCTGGCCGTGTCACCCGGCAggtcccctgggtgccctgCCACAAACAGGCAGGGTGCGCGGCTGGCTGCTGCGACTCGCTGCCCAGGGTCACCCGAACCTCTCCGCTGCCTCCCGGGAGGGAGCGCGGTGCGCTGCCCCAGTGGGCGGGTTGGGGGCAGAGGGCGAGGGCACCAGGGGAAACCTTTTGCCTCGTGCTCGCTTCCTTGGGGTCTGCCGGGGACCCGAGCTGTGCCTTTATCGGAtgtgcctcccccagccccgggggctgcggcagTGCCTTCGTGCTGGCCCGGCTCCCCGTGCCCTGGCGCCAGGCGGACCTGTCCGTGCTGCGCGGTTCTCGGAGCGAGCTGCTGCCAGCGCTGCTCCCCAGGCACCGTGCTGTCAGGCTCCGcgccctgctccagcactggcATCACTCTGCTGTACGTACTCCACGCGGCGCCGTGCTCCACGCTGCCAGAGCTCCCAGCAGGCTCAAACCCAAGGACACGTTGGCAGCCTTTACGTGGGGCTGATAAGGGGATTGCCTGTCTGTCCCCTCGGCCTCCCCCACCTCAAAAGGGGTTCTCTGCGTGGTCGTGGGACAGCTGACCTGCTCCCGTTCCCTCAAACCTTCCTCCCAGTAGACAAAGTCTTGCTCCCACCTCCCCTGGGCTGGCCTCTGGCCCCGGCACAGGGGGATTGCCCTGGGGTTCCCCGCCGGGGTGTTGGGACACTCACGTCACACTTCCATGCCGTGGCAGGAGCTCGGCTTGGGGAAGTGCCACCCACTCCGTCCGGGGCTGGCTGGCCTTGGGGAGGAGTGCTGGCCCTGTGCGCTGCCGAGTCATCCCGGAGGGGGCCGTGAGCCTGGGCTGCCGTGCGGGCAGTGCGTGGCCCTGGGGTGGGTGACCTCGCTTCTGCCCCGAGCCCTCATCTCAGCTGCGTGGCTCAGCAAAGCTGGCTTGGTGACAGCACGGCGCCTAGCACGGGGCCTCCGAGCCCCTCGCAGCAGTGGGGGTACCTGTTCGGGAGCTGCCTGTGACCTCTTACATACAGCACCCACAGAGCAAGCCCCTCTGCTGGGCCCTGCATcacaaaactttgttttctgctaaGGTCCTCCAGCTTGCTTTCTATTTTGGCCCCATTTTCTCCAGTCAGTTGGGGATTGGCTGCCTTCAATGGATTTTGGAGCCAGGGAGCCCTatccccctctgcccccctgcATGGAGGCAGTGAGCAGCTGTGAGCACTtgttcccccccagccccatcccagtgACCTTTGGACGGTGGGATATTTACCAGGGGACAGTGTCATCAGCGCTCTCATGTGGGACGAGGAGGGTGATGAGCAGGTTGGGAGGCCTTTGGGCACTGCTCATGGCAGGGAATGGAGAGGGAGGCACCTAAAAACCCAGGCCTGCGCCCCCGGGGTGTTTTGTCCCCAGCTACTCTGGGTGGTAGTGTCTGttagcggggggctgcagcagtcCCCGggctccctcccgccccgggAGGAGTCTCCTGGACCTGGGGGTGGTGACGGGAAGGGCACGGCAGGGCTGGGCGCTGCGGGAGCGtgggctgggctgagctgcgctggcagggcagagcctgtCCCTGCCACACGCTGGCTCGGGGCACGTGCCCTGGCTCCGCCAAGCCCTGAGCGTCGGCTCTCTGCCGCTCACAGAAAATCATCGGCGTCTTCAAGCCCAAGAACGAGGAGCCGTATGGGCAGCTGAACCCCAAGTGGACCAAGTGGCTGCAGAAGCTGTGCTGCCCGTGCTGCTTCGGGAGAGACTGCCTCGTCCTGAACCAGGGCTACCTGTCGGAGGCGGGCGCCAGCCTGGTGGACCAGAAACTGGAACTCAACATTGTCCCTCGCACAAAGGTGAGGGGATGGCAGCTGGCACCTCGTCCTGGGGAGGCTTTcgtgtgctgctgcctggctctgcctgtGCCCTGTCGTGTGGCACTGCTGAGCTCGGGGATCTTGTGCTGAGAGCTCTGGGCCAGGACTGCTCCGGCTCAAGCCACGGGGATCCTTGTGCAGGGCAGCACCTTGCAAAATGCTGCGTCCTGTTTTATCAGCAAGCCTGTGACAATTGCCGGCTGCCCCTGCTGACCCCTGTGCTCCTGTCCCCCCAGGTGGTGTATCTGGCCAGCGAGACCTTTAACTACAGTGCCATCGACAGGGTGAAGTCCCGAGGAAAGAGGCTGGCCCTGGAGAAGGTGCCCAAAGTGGGCCAGCGCTTCAACCGCATCGGCCTGCCGCCCAAGGTAGGGCTCCCGGGCCCTGCACGTGCCTGTCgctgcccccccatcccctacgCCCCTCCGTAACGCGGCCTCTCCTTGCCTCAGGTGGGCTCCTTCCAGCTCTTTGTGGAAGGCTACAAGGACGCTGACTACTGGCTGCGACGGTTTGAGGCTGAGCCGCTCCCCGAGAACACCAaccggcagctgctgctgcagttcgAGCGGCTGGTGGTGCTGGACTACATCATCAGGAACACAGGTAGGGCCAGCCGCCTGCTCCTTTGCGCCCCGGCAGCTGGAGAGCGGGCAGGGGCTCGGCGTCTCCTCCTGGCGCCCAGAACT
Encoded proteins:
- the ANKRD2 gene encoding ankyrin repeat domain-containing protein 2, with the translated sequence MAKLPQSCGAGTAVGALGQRDGGAGGIKPRRQRSRRQHRELTPVVLKRRRGRILPGAARGADMELDVEKAKELIDQKLAEEEEEEKRLKGDGPREPPAVERMSTPELEEEKRQGPRNRGIEAIKGQERVRRSSVDLRREIIDVGSIQRLIELRKQRRKRREERAATPEPPPPPEPLEIEGPVEPETFLRAAVQGKIRVIEKFLADGGPPDTCDEFHRTALHRSSLEGHTDILQKLLDSGATVDFRDRLDCTAVHWACRGGHLDAVKLLQDHGADLNLKDKLLSTPLHVATRTGHPDIVEHLIHCGVDINSPDREGDTALHDATRLSRYKIIKMLILHGADMMAKNQAGKTPTELVQQWQTDTRQALETKEQPQGEAEVPA
- the HOGA1 gene encoding 4-hydroxy-2-oxoglutarate aldolase, mitochondrial isoform X2, translating into MPRHHLPCFAALPGHARGGKPLRAAQTAGALPAPRRVPKTRGAGEQQHCSASPQLCQEGRSSPLTRCAAPAGLRAPCSLPTDVPTRLCLQETLHQHPEQANAAHGPGTPCSAYSLPWPRRCCSLVRWENEGKAQSVQPGLIRRGAELLLQAPPAGHPVPPPRLPSGAAAPSRAPSNINSPSGGAGGTGWPQHPASMALSTRLASALRPALAALRRAAPGQRRGLSTPPGSEPTLDLGGIFPPLATPFSALQEVDYAQLEANLRRYASIPFRGLVVLGSTGEYPYLAPRERLEVLSCVRRALPRDRLLLAGSGCESTQATVELTVSMAEAGADAALVVTPYYYRGAMSSAALVRHYTELWLAARRWPRRPPSPWCSTASLPTPAWSCRWRLSSPWLSTPMSSASRTAAGISPAWVCSSTRRGGRISRCWRDQPASFWRATPWVPRGGSAPSPTSWGPRCASWSACAARAAGRRPASCSTGSSSPTRRSPAALGSRG
- the HOGA1 gene encoding 4-hydroxy-2-oxoglutarate aldolase, mitochondrial isoform X1, with protein sequence MPRHHLPCFAALPGHARGGKPLRAAQTAGALPAPRRVPKTRGAGEQQHCSASPQLCQEGRSSPLTRCAAPAGLRAPCSLPTDVPTRLCLQETLHQHPEQANAAHGPGTPCSAYSLPWPRRCCSLVRWENEGKAQSVQPGLIRRGAELLLQAPPAGHPVPPPRLPSGAAAPSRAPSNINSPSGGAGGTGWPQHPASMALSTRLASALRPALAALRRAAPGQRRGLSTPPGSEPTLDLGGIFPPLATPFSALQEVDYAQLEANLRRYASIPFRGLVVLGSTGEYPYLAPRERLEVLSCVRRALPRDRLLLAGSGCESTQATVELTVSMAEAGADAALVVTPYYYRGAMSSAALVRHYTEVAEASPIPVVLYSVPANTGLELPLEAVLTLAQHPNVIGIKDSGGDITRVGLLVHKTRREDFQVLAGSAGFLLASYAVGASGGVCALANVLGAPLCQLERLCRQGCWQEARELQHRLIEPNAAVTRRFGIPGLKKAMEWFGYYGGPCRAPLAPLSPAQVEELRGTFSTNGWL
- the HOGA1 gene encoding 4-hydroxy-2-oxoglutarate aldolase, mitochondrial isoform X3, which produces MPRHHLPCFAALPGHARGGKPLRAAQTAGALPAPRRVPKTRGAGEQQHCSASPQLCQEGRSSPLTRCAAPAGLRAPCSLPTDVPTRLCLQETLHQHPEQANAAHGPGTPCSAYSLPWPRRCCSLVRWENEGKAQSVQPGLIRRGAELLLQAPPAGHPVPPPRLPSGAAAPSRAPSNINSPSGGAGGTGWPQHPASMALSTRLASALRPALAALRRAAPGQRRGLSTPPGSEPTLDLGGIFPPLATPFSALQEVDYAQLEANLRRYASIPFRATQATVELTVSMAEAGADAALVVTPYYYRGAMSSAALVRHYTEVAEASPIPVVLYSVPANTGLELPLEAVLTLAQHPNVIGIKDSGGDITRVGLLVHKTRREDFQVLAGSAGFLLASYAVGASGGVCALANVLGAPLCQLERLCRQGCWQEARELQHRLIEPNAAVTRRFGIPGLKKAMEWFGYYGGPCRAPLAPLSPAQVEELRGTFSTNGWL
- the MORN4 gene encoding MORN repeat-containing protein 4 translates to MTLTKGSFTYSSGEEYRGEWKEGRRHGTGQLTFADGSAYVGHFENGLFHGCGVLSFADGSRYEGEFVQGKFSGVGVFTRYDNMTFEGEFKGGRVDGFGLLTFPDGSHGVPRNEGFFENNKLLRREKCQAVIQRAQSASKSAHNLTA
- the PI4K2A gene encoding phosphatidylinositol 4-kinase type 2-alpha, with the protein product MDETSPLVSPERAQGPDYGLPGGAVRATPAAVVVPVPPPPPSPPGSPGGRDRERQPLLERGARGPAVAAQAQAQAQAAAAAQAQAQAAALAAQRERNEFPEDPEFAEVVRRAELASERGIYPERISQGSSGSYFVKDPQGKIIGVFKPKNEEPYGQLNPKWTKWLQKLCCPCCFGRDCLVLNQGYLSEAGASLVDQKLELNIVPRTKVVYLASETFNYSAIDRVKSRGKRLALEKVPKVGQRFNRIGLPPKVGSFQLFVEGYKDADYWLRRFEAEPLPENTNRQLLLQFERLVVLDYIIRNTDRGNDNWLIKYDCPLDSAGVRDSDWVVVKEPIIKLAAIDNGLAFPLKHPDSWRAYPFYWAWLPQAKIPFSQEIKDLILPKISDPNFVKDLEEDLYELFKKDPGFDRGQFHKQIAVMRGQILNLTQALKDGKSPLHLVQMPPVIVETARSHQRAASESYTQSFQSRKPFFSWW